One genomic segment of Gadus chalcogrammus isolate NIFS_2021 chromosome 3, NIFS_Gcha_1.0, whole genome shotgun sequence includes these proteins:
- the LOC130379836 gene encoding protein AF-17-like isoform X2 — MREMVGGCCVCSDERGWAENPLVYCDGHGCSVAVHQACYGIVQVPTGPWFCRKCESQERAARVRCELCPHKDGALKRTDSGGWAHVVCALYIPEVQFANVLTMEPIVLQYVPHDRYIKTCCICEDHGRESKAACGACMTCNRQGCRQAFHVTCAQMAGLLCEEEGPEADNVKYCGYCKHHYSKMVRPMMKKLRSSENTGGTFSHPRGAPSPPSQDKHHHHKQRKSHKDKTRPKERHKKSSDGLGSLGTGSIDKVGAPQRPRPDASIHLSPLSSSHHIGSKDSEGKSKKLSSHGLPHRSKKTGSNGKSCSSSSCSSSPFNTGNSLSAQDFHHFSSPSSSSRPERDHPERGTAGEHSGTEERREERREDRKEERKEERKEERKEERKEEQRKEDRKEERKEEQRKEDRKEERKEEQRKEDRKEERKEERKERHRRCQVQEEVEEEEEEEEEEEKAEEKEEEDEEEDEEEEDGKYHKPPALTPMEGPLSGPQGHERPEGNGSPFETKVTISTFGSIMRITSSSALGSSSKIRKISSSGEYKASRSLGKPSHLTTPPILEEEANPEGQATPPPPPPAPPPPPPRERRHRGSKKSRHGPGRPRGSKNRERRGAGGGGGEGEERHHHRHSSAPSPAPPTTAPPTPGSSSSLYSSTMPSAAPHPAFPSGLPPLANNSSAFSSSSSTSSSSSSFTSSLSSTSVAGSCFSGGFSASRGSALLGSGMYPSLKDPLSLGGGLCSSTSLSLGGGVCSTALSTGLLPSHVATLSFPSVSPAAHTRAPPGSTSSSYSLTSVQPFANCFSAAPSLPPLLSQAQTSLPESDLDDCRFPCQANSPTESLSSQSPMSCLPLLFDLRDGLGLGLGARPENVPAASAHIELLLEKHGNGEMGVNIVDMLQSLHSLQQENQRLQDQILGLAAKKERLQLLNVDLAAPFPPHGHTGSLYTSAQVNFLSSAHETLCSNKSPLSKACFLNDTSFVTSSEELHSGSPSRSSSSLSFQSTPPPQPSPAPFGQPLMNGLGRGGLCDGLLGGGGGHSALALAGSPQLGLGGGGGGGALGGLNGVFQSPAHNAPPQPALPALRPQPPPLNAQALAQGLQLPKSLSPSSMLSEQQKQLLLQQQQQQLQQFLTSQNFTPEQQVVVYQMLQQQRQRELQRLTLTGGLSSTSASNMIAQSPVLLSSSTTTTPPLLPGSQGNGAGLFGLQDTALHKTGAAGEKGGDKNG; from the exons ATGCGGGAAATGGTTGGAGGTTGCTGCGTGTGTTCCGATGAGCGAGGCTGGGCTGAGAACCCGCTGGTGTACTGTGATGGACACGGCTGCAGCGTCGCCGTACACCAAG CATGCTATGGTATTGTCCAGGTTCCGACTGGGCCTTGGTTCTGTCGTAAGTGCGAGTCGCAGGAGAGGGCGGCCAGAGTG AGGTGTGAGCTTTGCCCTCACAAAGATGGAGCGCTGAAGAGGACCGACAGTGGAG gcTGGGCCCATGTTGTGTGTGCGCTCTACATCCCAGAGGTGCAGTTCGCCAACGTGCTCACCATGGAGCCCATAGTGCTGCAGTACGTCCCCCACGACCGCTACATCAAG accTGCTGTATCTGCGAGGACCACGGGAGGGAGAGCAAGGCGGCGTGCGGGGCCTGCATGACCTGCAACCGGCAGGGCTGCCGACAGGCCTTCCATGTCACCTG CGCCCAAATGGCGGGCCTGCTGTGCGAGGAAGAGGGCCCCGAGGCGGACAACGTGAAGTACTGTGGCTACTGCAAGCACCACTACAGCAAGATGGTAAGGCCCATGATG aagAAGCTGCGCTCCAGCGAGAACACGGGCGGCACCTTCAGCCACCCCCGGGgtgcccccagccccccgtcccaggacaaacaccaccaccacaagcaGCGGAAg AGCCACAAGGACAAGACGCGACCCAAGGAGCGACACAAGAAGAGTTCAGACGGTCTGGGGTCCCTCGGGACCGGCAGCATAGACAAGGTAGGGGCCCCCCAACGGCCCCGGCCTGACGCCTCGATCCACCTCTCCCCG CTTTCTTCCAGTCACCACATCGGCAGCAAGGACAGTGAAGGCAAGTCCAAGAAGCTGAGCTCTCACGGTCTTCCTCACCGCAGCAAAAAGACAGGGAGCAACGGCAAgagctgctcctcttcctcctgctcctctagTCCCTTCAACACAG GCAACTCCTTGTCAGCCCAGGACTTCCACCActtctcctcgccctcctcctcctcccgccccgAAAGGGACCACCCCGAGAGGGGGACGGCGGGGGAGCACAGCGGCACGGAGGAGCGGCGGGAGGAGAGGCGGGAAGACCGCAAGGAGGAGCGCAAGGAGGAGCGCAAGGAGGAGCGCAAGGAGGAGCGAAAGGAGGAGCAGCGGAAGGAAGACAGGAAGGAGGAGCGAAAGGAGGAGCAGCGAAAGGAAGACAGGAAGGAGGAGCGAAAGGAGGAGCAGCGAAAGGAAGACAGGAAGGAGGAGCGAAAGGAGGAGCGCAAGGAGCGGCACAGGAGGTGccaggtgcaggaggaggtggaggaagaggaggaggaggaggaggaggaggagaaggcggaggaaaaggaggaggaggatgaggaggaagacgaagaagaggaggacggTAAATACCACAAGCCCCCGGCGCTGACTCCCATGGAGGGGCCCCTGTCGGGGCCCCAGGGCCACGAGCGCCCGGAGGGCAACGGGAGCCCCTTCGAGACCAAGGTGACCATCTCCACCTTCGGCTCCATCATGCGCATCACCTCGTCCTCGGCGCTCGGGAGCAGCAGCAAGATCCGCAAGATCTCCTCGTCGGGGGAGTACAAGGCGTCCCGGTCGCTCGGCAAGCCCTCCCACCTGACCACGCCCCccatcctggaggaggaggcgaaccCCGAGggccaggccacgcccccgccgccgccgccagcgccgccgccgccgccccctcgCGAGCGGAGGCACCGGGGCAGCAAGAAGAGCCGGCACGGGCCGGGGCGCCCGCGGGGCAGCAAGAACCGGGAGCGgcggggggccggcggcggcggcggcgagggggAGGAGCGGCACCATCACCGCCACAGctccgcccccagccccgcaCCCCCCAccacggccccgcccaccccgggctcctcctcctcgctctacTCCTCCACGATGCCCTCCGCCGCCCCCCATCCCGCCTTCCCCTCCGGCCTGCCCCCCCTCGCCAACAACtcctccgccttctcctcctcctcctccacctcctcctcctcctcctccttcacctcctccctcagctccaCCTCCGTCGCCGGCTCGTGCTTTTCCGGCGGCTTCTCCGCGAGCCGCGGCAGCGCCTTGCTGGGTTCGG GCATGTACCCCAGCCTCAAGGATCCCCTGTCCCTGGGGGGCGGCCTGTGTAGCAGTACCTCTCTGTCCCTGGGCGGGGGCGTGTGCAGCACGGCCCTCTCCACGGGGCTCCTTCCGTCCCACGTGGCCACGCTGTCGTTCCCCTCCGTCAgccctgctgcacacacacgg GCTCCTCCAGGCTCCACCTCTTCTTCCTACAGCCTGACCTCCGTCCAGCCGTTCGCTAACTGCTTCTCCGCGGCCCCCTCACTGCCACCACTACTGAGCCAGGCCCAGACCTCTCTGCCAG AGTCTGACCTCGATGACTGTCGCTTCCCATGCCAGGCCAACTCACCCACAGAGAGCCTCTCCTCACA GTCCCCCATGAGCTGCCTCCCCCTGCTGTTCGACCTCCGGGACGGCCTGGGCCTGGGGCTGGGCGCCCGCCCGGAGAACGTACCGGCCGCCAGCGCCCACAtcgagctgctgctggagaagCACGGCAACGGGGAGATGGGCGTCAACA TCGTGGACATGCTGCAGTCGCTGCACTCCCTAcagcaggagaaccagaggcTACAGGACCAGATCCTGGGCCTGGCCGCCAAGAAGGAGCGTCTGCAGCTGCTCAACGTGGACCTGGccgcccccttccctcctcacGGCCACACGGGCTCCCTGTACACCTCGGCCCAGGTCAACTTCCTCTCCTCGGCCCACG AAACCCTGTGCTCCAATAAGAGTCCTCTTTCCAAAGCCTGCTTCCTGAATGACACCTCCTTCGTTACCTCCTCCGAG GAGCTGCACTCCGGCAGTCCCTCCCGCAgtagctcctccctctccttccagagcaccccgccccctcagccgagccccgcccccttcggCCAGCCCCTGATGAACGGCCTGGGCCGGGGGGGGCTGTGCGACGGgctgctgggcggggggggcggccactccgccctggccctggccggGAGTCCTCAGCTGGgcctcggcggcggcggcggcggcggcgcgctgGGCGGCCTCAACGGGGTCTTCCAGTCCCCCGCGCACAACGCCCCTCCGCAGCCCGCGCTGCCTGCCCTCCGGCCCCAGCCGCCCCCACTCAACGCCCAGGCTTTGGCCCAGGGCCTTCAGCTGCCCAAGAGCCTGAGCCC GTCCTCCATGCTGTCTGAGCAGCAGAAGCAGTTGCTCctccagcaacaacagcagcagctccagcagttCCTCACCTCGCAGAACTTCACTCCT
- the LOC130379836 gene encoding protein AF-17-like isoform X5, with product MREMVGGCCVCSDERGWAENPLVYCDGHGCSVAVHQACYGIVQVPTGPWFCRKCESQERAARVRCELCPHKDGALKRTDSGGWAHVVCALYIPEVQFANVLTMEPIVLQYVPHDRYIKTCCICEDHGRESKAACGACMTCNRQGCRQAFHVTCAQMAGLLCEEEGPEADNVKYCGYCKHHYSKMVRPMMQKKLRSSENTGGTFSHPRGAPSPPSQDKHHHHKQRKSHKDKTRPKERHKKSSDGLGSLGTGSIDKLSSSHHIGSKDSEGKSKKLSSHGLPHRSKKTGSNGKSCSSSSCSSSPFNTGNSLSAQDFHHFSSPSSSSRPERDHPERGTAGEHSGTEERREERREDRKEERKEERKEERKEERKEEQRKEDRKEERKEEQRKEDRKEERKEEQRKEDRKEERKEERKERHRRCQVQEEVEEEEEEEEEEEKAEEKEEEDEEEDEEEEDGKYHKPPALTPMEGPLSGPQGHERPEGNGSPFETKVTISTFGSIMRITSSSALGSSSKIRKISSSGEYKASRSLGKPSHLTTPPILEEEANPEGQATPPPPPPAPPPPPPRERRHRGSKKSRHGPGRPRGSKNRERRGAGGGGGEGEERHHHRHSSAPSPAPPTTAPPTPGSSSSLYSSTMPSAAPHPAFPSGLPPLANNSSAFSSSSSTSSSSSSFTSSLSSTSVAGSCFSGGFSASRGSALLGSGMYPSLKDPLSLGGGLCSSTSLSLGGGVCSTALSTGLLPSHVATLSFPSVSPAAHTRAPPGSTSSSYSLTSVQPFANCFSAAPSLPPLLSQAQTSLPESDLDDCRFPCQANSPTESLSSQSPMSCLPLLFDLRDGLGLGLGARPENVPAASAHIELLLEKHGNGEMGVNIVDMLQSLHSLQQENQRLQDQILGLAAKKERLQLLNVDLAAPFPPHGHTGSLYTSAQVNFLSSAHETLCSNKSPLSKACFLNDTSFVTSSEELHSGSPSRSSSSLSFQSTPPPQPSPAPFGQPLMNGLGRGGLCDGLLGGGGGHSALALAGSPQLGLGGGGGGGALGGLNGVFQSPAHNAPPQPALPALRPQPPPLNAQALAQGLQLPKSLSPSSMLSEQQKQLLLQQQQQQLQQFLTSQNFTPEQQVVVYQMLQQQRQRELQRLTLTGGLSSTSASNMIAQSPVLLSSSTTTTPPLLPGSQGNGAGLFGLQDTALHKTGAAGEKGGDKNG from the exons ATGCGGGAAATGGTTGGAGGTTGCTGCGTGTGTTCCGATGAGCGAGGCTGGGCTGAGAACCCGCTGGTGTACTGTGATGGACACGGCTGCAGCGTCGCCGTACACCAAG CATGCTATGGTATTGTCCAGGTTCCGACTGGGCCTTGGTTCTGTCGTAAGTGCGAGTCGCAGGAGAGGGCGGCCAGAGTG AGGTGTGAGCTTTGCCCTCACAAAGATGGAGCGCTGAAGAGGACCGACAGTGGAG gcTGGGCCCATGTTGTGTGTGCGCTCTACATCCCAGAGGTGCAGTTCGCCAACGTGCTCACCATGGAGCCCATAGTGCTGCAGTACGTCCCCCACGACCGCTACATCAAG accTGCTGTATCTGCGAGGACCACGGGAGGGAGAGCAAGGCGGCGTGCGGGGCCTGCATGACCTGCAACCGGCAGGGCTGCCGACAGGCCTTCCATGTCACCTG CGCCCAAATGGCGGGCCTGCTGTGCGAGGAAGAGGGCCCCGAGGCGGACAACGTGAAGTACTGTGGCTACTGCAAGCACCACTACAGCAAGATGGTAAGGCCCATGATG cagaagAAGCTGCGCTCCAGCGAGAACACGGGCGGCACCTTCAGCCACCCCCGGGgtgcccccagccccccgtcccaggacaaacaccaccaccacaagcaGCGGAAg AGCCACAAGGACAAGACGCGACCCAAGGAGCGACACAAGAAGAGTTCAGACGGTCTGGGGTCCCTCGGGACCGGCAGCATAGACAAG CTTTCTTCCAGTCACCACATCGGCAGCAAGGACAGTGAAGGCAAGTCCAAGAAGCTGAGCTCTCACGGTCTTCCTCACCGCAGCAAAAAGACAGGGAGCAACGGCAAgagctgctcctcttcctcctgctcctctagTCCCTTCAACACAG GCAACTCCTTGTCAGCCCAGGACTTCCACCActtctcctcgccctcctcctcctcccgccccgAAAGGGACCACCCCGAGAGGGGGACGGCGGGGGAGCACAGCGGCACGGAGGAGCGGCGGGAGGAGAGGCGGGAAGACCGCAAGGAGGAGCGCAAGGAGGAGCGCAAGGAGGAGCGCAAGGAGGAGCGAAAGGAGGAGCAGCGGAAGGAAGACAGGAAGGAGGAGCGAAAGGAGGAGCAGCGAAAGGAAGACAGGAAGGAGGAGCGAAAGGAGGAGCAGCGAAAGGAAGACAGGAAGGAGGAGCGAAAGGAGGAGCGCAAGGAGCGGCACAGGAGGTGccaggtgcaggaggaggtggaggaagaggaggaggaggaggaggaggaggagaaggcggaggaaaaggaggaggaggatgaggaggaagacgaagaagaggaggacggTAAATACCACAAGCCCCCGGCGCTGACTCCCATGGAGGGGCCCCTGTCGGGGCCCCAGGGCCACGAGCGCCCGGAGGGCAACGGGAGCCCCTTCGAGACCAAGGTGACCATCTCCACCTTCGGCTCCATCATGCGCATCACCTCGTCCTCGGCGCTCGGGAGCAGCAGCAAGATCCGCAAGATCTCCTCGTCGGGGGAGTACAAGGCGTCCCGGTCGCTCGGCAAGCCCTCCCACCTGACCACGCCCCccatcctggaggaggaggcgaaccCCGAGggccaggccacgcccccgccgccgccgccagcgccgccgccgccgccccctcgCGAGCGGAGGCACCGGGGCAGCAAGAAGAGCCGGCACGGGCCGGGGCGCCCGCGGGGCAGCAAGAACCGGGAGCGgcggggggccggcggcggcggcggcgagggggAGGAGCGGCACCATCACCGCCACAGctccgcccccagccccgcaCCCCCCAccacggccccgcccaccccgggctcctcctcctcgctctacTCCTCCACGATGCCCTCCGCCGCCCCCCATCCCGCCTTCCCCTCCGGCCTGCCCCCCCTCGCCAACAACtcctccgccttctcctcctcctcctccacctcctcctcctcctcctccttcacctcctccctcagctccaCCTCCGTCGCCGGCTCGTGCTTTTCCGGCGGCTTCTCCGCGAGCCGCGGCAGCGCCTTGCTGGGTTCGG GCATGTACCCCAGCCTCAAGGATCCCCTGTCCCTGGGGGGCGGCCTGTGTAGCAGTACCTCTCTGTCCCTGGGCGGGGGCGTGTGCAGCACGGCCCTCTCCACGGGGCTCCTTCCGTCCCACGTGGCCACGCTGTCGTTCCCCTCCGTCAgccctgctgcacacacacgg GCTCCTCCAGGCTCCACCTCTTCTTCCTACAGCCTGACCTCCGTCCAGCCGTTCGCTAACTGCTTCTCCGCGGCCCCCTCACTGCCACCACTACTGAGCCAGGCCCAGACCTCTCTGCCAG AGTCTGACCTCGATGACTGTCGCTTCCCATGCCAGGCCAACTCACCCACAGAGAGCCTCTCCTCACA GTCCCCCATGAGCTGCCTCCCCCTGCTGTTCGACCTCCGGGACGGCCTGGGCCTGGGGCTGGGCGCCCGCCCGGAGAACGTACCGGCCGCCAGCGCCCACAtcgagctgctgctggagaagCACGGCAACGGGGAGATGGGCGTCAACA TCGTGGACATGCTGCAGTCGCTGCACTCCCTAcagcaggagaaccagaggcTACAGGACCAGATCCTGGGCCTGGCCGCCAAGAAGGAGCGTCTGCAGCTGCTCAACGTGGACCTGGccgcccccttccctcctcacGGCCACACGGGCTCCCTGTACACCTCGGCCCAGGTCAACTTCCTCTCCTCGGCCCACG AAACCCTGTGCTCCAATAAGAGTCCTCTTTCCAAAGCCTGCTTCCTGAATGACACCTCCTTCGTTACCTCCTCCGAG GAGCTGCACTCCGGCAGTCCCTCCCGCAgtagctcctccctctccttccagagcaccccgccccctcagccgagccccgcccccttcggCCAGCCCCTGATGAACGGCCTGGGCCGGGGGGGGCTGTGCGACGGgctgctgggcggggggggcggccactccgccctggccctggccggGAGTCCTCAGCTGGgcctcggcggcggcggcggcggcggcgcgctgGGCGGCCTCAACGGGGTCTTCCAGTCCCCCGCGCACAACGCCCCTCCGCAGCCCGCGCTGCCTGCCCTCCGGCCCCAGCCGCCCCCACTCAACGCCCAGGCTTTGGCCCAGGGCCTTCAGCTGCCCAAGAGCCTGAGCCC GTCCTCCATGCTGTCTGAGCAGCAGAAGCAGTTGCTCctccagcaacaacagcagcagctccagcagttCCTCACCTCGCAGAACTTCACTCCT